From Streptomyces sp. 6-11-2, one genomic window encodes:
- a CDS encoding SpoIIE family protein phosphatase produces MSEIPAKATESEDPSDGAMAGSAGGGAADGAPSGDAMWQSSPPGSMYDYIKVASFSIGPDGHVDQWSLRAERLFGIPAERAVGMDPIEAFVDPDLREHGQRKMAEILDGREWTGVVPFRIPDDEDGRRGEEGLAEVYVMPTTTVEGDRAAVCTVVDVRTLRRIETDLAASQAIFGQSPFGFLLIDTDLKVRRANERFASIFGGSPDDHRGRGVHDYLPRGEAERVTATLRRVLENGQSITDMHVSGFVPGTDGRRHWSVNLYRVHSGSGRTIGIAWLGTDITARRDAAREAAAARRNLALLNEAGARIGNSLDLETTARELLDVVVPGFCDLATVDLYQGLLVGDETPPGLADGSAELRRVAFASAVSGAPFGGTGAHVELGAVLRYPFNSPRADALRTARPTTVPGEDGGLVQTTLAVPMVAQDTVVGLAQFARTKGSEPFGQRDRDLAVELAARAAVCIDNARLYRREHERALILQRSLLPPGDPEASGLDIACRYLPGSAATGRPSEVGGDWFDVIELPGHRTALVVGDVMGRGLRAAVAMGELRTAVRTLALLDLEPAEVLSQLDEIARGLGAPGGVQQATRAARRPREADLSEVYLATCIYAVYDAVTRRCTFANAGHLPPVLVEPGESALMLDVPPGMPLGVGGEPFEEVEVELPEGALLALYTDGLVESRDHPLDEGLQAFVGALTDPSRPLEDVCDHILNTLGSHHGEDDIALLMARVQGLPAESVGDWALPREPRSVGRAREYARAQLTAWDLEPLIDTTELLVSELVTNALRYGEGEIRLRLLLDRTLVCEVWDSGLVQPRRRRARDTDEGGRGLQLVGLLSAAWGSRRTPRGKTVWFELPLPDGENDLIDPAEALLSLF; encoded by the coding sequence GTGAGCGAGATACCAGCGAAGGCCACGGAGTCCGAGGACCCGTCGGACGGCGCGATGGCGGGGTCCGCGGGCGGCGGTGCGGCCGACGGGGCGCCGTCCGGGGACGCCATGTGGCAGAGCAGCCCGCCCGGCTCGATGTACGACTACATCAAGGTCGCCTCCTTCTCCATCGGCCCCGACGGCCACGTCGACCAGTGGAGCCTGCGCGCCGAGCGGCTCTTCGGCATCCCCGCCGAACGCGCCGTCGGGATGGACCCCATCGAGGCGTTCGTCGACCCCGACCTGCGCGAGCACGGCCAGCGCAAGATGGCCGAGATCCTCGACGGGCGGGAGTGGACCGGCGTGGTCCCCTTCCGGATCCCGGACGACGAGGACGGCCGGCGCGGTGAGGAGGGACTCGCCGAGGTCTACGTGATGCCGACGACCACGGTGGAGGGCGACAGGGCCGCCGTGTGCACCGTCGTCGACGTCCGCACCCTGCGGCGGATCGAGACCGACCTCGCCGCCTCGCAGGCGATTTTCGGTCAATCCCCGTTCGGTTTCCTGCTGATCGACACCGACCTCAAGGTCCGCCGCGCCAACGAGCGGTTCGCCTCGATCTTCGGCGGCTCGCCGGACGACCACCGCGGCAGGGGCGTGCACGACTACCTGCCGCGCGGCGAGGCCGAGCGGGTCACCGCCACCCTGCGCCGGGTACTGGAGAACGGGCAGTCCATCACGGACATGCACGTCTCCGGCTTCGTGCCGGGAACCGACGGGCGCCGCCACTGGTCCGTCAACCTCTACCGCGTGCACAGCGGCAGCGGCCGCACCATCGGCATCGCCTGGCTCGGGACCGACATCACCGCCCGCCGCGACGCCGCCCGTGAGGCCGCCGCCGCGCGGCGCAACCTCGCCCTCCTCAACGAGGCCGGCGCCCGCATCGGCAACTCCCTCGACCTGGAGACCACCGCGCGCGAACTCCTCGACGTCGTGGTCCCCGGCTTCTGCGACCTGGCGACCGTCGACCTCTACCAGGGCCTGCTGGTCGGCGACGAGACCCCGCCCGGCCTCGCCGACGGCAGCGCCGAACTGCGCCGCGTCGCCTTCGCCAGCGCGGTCTCCGGCGCGCCGTTCGGCGGCACCGGCGCACACGTCGAACTCGGCGCCGTCCTCCGCTACCCGTTCAACTCGCCCCGCGCGGACGCCCTGCGCACCGCCCGCCCGACGACCGTGCCCGGTGAGGACGGCGGTCTCGTGCAGACCACGCTGGCCGTGCCGATGGTCGCCCAGGACACGGTGGTGGGACTCGCGCAGTTCGCCCGGACCAAGGGCAGCGAGCCGTTCGGCCAGCGCGACCGCGACCTCGCCGTCGAACTCGCCGCGCGCGCCGCCGTCTGCATCGACAACGCCCGCCTGTACCGGCGCGAACACGAACGCGCTCTGATACTGCAGCGGTCCCTGCTCCCGCCCGGCGACCCCGAGGCCTCCGGTCTCGACATCGCCTGCCGCTACCTGCCCGGCAGCGCCGCCACCGGCCGGCCCAGCGAGGTCGGCGGCGACTGGTTCGACGTCATCGAACTCCCCGGCCACCGCACCGCGCTGGTCGTCGGTGACGTCATGGGCCGCGGTCTGCGCGCCGCCGTCGCCATGGGCGAACTGCGCACGGCCGTACGCACGCTGGCCCTGCTCGACCTGGAACCGGCCGAGGTCCTCTCCCAGTTGGACGAGATCGCCCGCGGTCTCGGCGCGCCCGGCGGTGTCCAGCAGGCCACCCGGGCCGCGCGCCGCCCCCGCGAGGCCGACCTCTCCGAGGTGTACCTGGCGACCTGTATCTACGCCGTCTACGACGCGGTCACCCGGCGGTGCACCTTCGCCAACGCCGGCCATCTGCCGCCGGTGCTCGTCGAACCCGGCGAGTCCGCGCTGATGCTGGACGTGCCGCCCGGCATGCCGCTCGGGGTCGGCGGCGAACCCTTCGAGGAGGTGGAGGTCGAACTCCCCGAGGGCGCCCTGCTGGCCCTCTACACGGACGGCCTGGTCGAATCCCGCGACCACCCCCTGGACGAGGGCCTCCAGGCCTTCGTCGGCGCCCTCACGGACCCCTCCCGCCCCCTGGAGGACGTCTGCGACCACATCCTCAACACGCTCGGCTCCCACCACGGCGAGGACGACATCGCGCTGCTGATGGCCCGCGTCCAGGGCCTGCCCGCCGAGTCCGTCGGCGACTGGGCCCTGCCGCGCGAACCCCGCAGCGTCGGCCGCGCCCGCGAGTACGCCCGCGCCCAGCTGACCGCCTGGGACCTCGAACCGCTGATCGACACCACCGAACTCCTCGTCAGCGAACTCGTCACCAACGCCCTGCGCTACGGCGAGGGCGAGATCAGGCTCCGCCTCCTGCTCGACCGCACCCTGGTCTGCGAGGTGTGGGACTCCGGCCTCGTCCAGCCGCGCCGCCGCCGTGCCCGCGACACCGACGAGGGCGGCCGCGGCCTCCAGCTCGTGGGCCTGCTCAGCGCCGCCTGGGGCTCCCGCCGCACCCCCCGCGGCAAGACGGTCTGGTTCGAACTCCCCCTGCCCGACGGGGAGAACGACCTGATCGACCCGGCGGAGGCGCTGCTGAGCCTGTTCTGA